In a genomic window of Piliocolobus tephrosceles isolate RC106 chromosome 1, ASM277652v3, whole genome shotgun sequence:
- the ITLN1 gene encoding intelectin-1 has protein sequence MNQLSFLLFLIAATRGWITDEANTYYKEWTCSSSSSLPRTCKEIKDKCPSACDGLYFLRTENGVIYQTFCDMTSGGGGWTLVASVHENNMHGKCTVGDHWSSQQGGKADYPEGDGNWANYNTFGSAEAATSDDYKNPGYYDIQAKDLGIWHVPNKSPMQHWRNSSLLRYHTNTGFLQTLGHNLFGIYQKFPVKYGVGRCITDNGPAIPVVYDFGDAQKTASYYSPYGQREFTAGFVQFRVFNNERAANALCAGMKVTGCNTEHHCIGGGGYFPESSPRQCGDFSGFDWSGYGTHVGYSSSREITEAAVLLFYH, from the exons ATGAACCAACTCAGCTTCCTGCTTTTTCTCATTGCGGCCACCAGAGGGTGGATTACAG ATGAGGCTAACACTTACTACAAGGAATGGACCTGTTCTTCGTCTTCATCTCTGCCCAGAACCTGCAAGGAAATCAAAGACAAGTGCCCTAGTGCATGTG ATGGTCTGTATTTTCTCCGCACTGAGAATGGTGTTATCTACCAGACCTTCTGTGACATGACCTCTGGGGGTGGCGGCTGGACCCTGGTGGCCAGCGTGCACGAGAATAACATGCATGGGAAGTGCACGGTGGGTGATCACTGGTCCAGTCAGCAGGGCGGCAAAGCAGACTACCCAGAGGGGGACGGCAACTGGGCCAACTACAACACCTTTGGGTCTGCAGAGGCGGCCACGAGCGATGACTACAAG AACCCCGGCTACTATGACATCCAGGCCAAGGACCTGGGCATCTGGCACGTGCCCAACAAATCCCCCATGCAGCATTGGAGAAACAGCTCCCTGCTGAGGTACCACACCAACACTGGCTTCCTCCAGACACTGGGACATAATCTGTTTGGCATCTACCAG aaaTTCCCAGTGAAATATGGAGTAGGACGGTGTATTACTGACAATGGCCCGGCAATCCCTGTGGTCTATGATTTTGGTGATGCCCAGAAAACAGCATCTTATTATTCACCCTATGGCCAGC GGGAGTTCACTGCGGGATTTGTTCAGTTCAGGGTATTTAATAATGAGAGAGCAGCCAACGCCTTGTGTGCTGGAATGAAGGTCACTGGATGTAACACTGAACAC CACTGCATTGGTGGAGGAGGATACTTTCCAGAGTCTAGTCCCCGGCAGTGTGGcgatttttctggttttgattgGAGTGGATATGGAACTCATGTTGGTTACAGCAGCAGCCGGGAGATAACTGAGGCAGCCGTGCTTCTATTCTATCATTGA